The Streptomyces sp. V4I8 genome includes the window CCCGAGGACACTCCCTTGTAGAACCACCGCTGCGTGATCACGAACAGCACCAGCACCGGGATCACCGAGATCACCGATCCCGCCATCACCAGCCGCTGGTCGTAGCCGAAGGACGAGGTCTGCAGTCGGGCCAGACCCAGCGTCAGCGTGAAGTGCTCCTCGGAGCGCAGCACGATCAGCGGCCAGAGGAAGTCGTCCCAGGCGCTGATGAAGGTGTTGATGGTGACGACCAGGATCGCGCCGTACGCGGACGGGAGGTACAGGTGGCGGAATCGCTTCCACTCGCCCGCGCCGTCCAGCATGGCCGCGTCCTCGATCTCGCGCGGCACGGCGAGGAACGCGGCCCGCATGATGAGGACGTTGATCGCGGCGACGAAGCCGGGCAGCCAGACGCCGACGAGGTTGTCGACCAGGCCCATGTCGCGGACGCTCAGGAACAGCGACACCATGATCGACTCGAAGGGGAACATCATGGACGCCATCAGCAGCACCCACACCAGCTTGCGGCCCTTCCAGGCGGGCTTGGAGAGCATGTAGCCGGCCATGGTGGAGAAGACCAGCTGGCTGGTGATGGAGATGACCGCGACGAACAGGCTGTTCCTGATGTACGTCCACACCGGCACCTGGTCGAAGACCTGCTCGTAGGCCCGCAGGGAGGGGTGGTGCGGGATCAGGGAGGCGCCCGCGCCGAAGACGTCCTCGGTGGGGCCCTTGAGCGACGACAGCACCTGCCACACCAGCGGGCCCACGGTGATGAACAGGACGAACATCAACAGCAGGTAGCGGACGACCAGTTCGCGGGGCCGGCCGTAGTCCCGCCAGCGCGGTGTCAGGCGCCGGTCCTTCTCGACGGCCGTGGTCATCCCTCGTCCTCCTTCGTCAGGCGCTGGGCGAGCAGCGTGAGGCCCAGGGTGAGTGCGAACAGGGCGACGCTGACCGCCGCGCCGTAGCCGGCGTTGCCGGTGAGCGGGTCGAGGCCGACGTCCCGGATGTAGAAGGGGAGGGTGCGGTCGGCGCCGCCGGGGCCGCCGGTGGCGCCGCCGAGCATGTAGATCTCGGTGAAGACGCGCAGCGAGCCGATGCCGGTGAGGGTGCCGACGAGCATCATCGACTGGCGTACGCCGGGCACGGTGATGTGCCAGAAGCGGCGCACCGCGCCCGCGCCGTCCACTGCCGCCGCCTCGTGGAGTTCCCTGGGCACGTTTCCGAGCGCGGCCAGGTAGAAGATCATGTACCAGCCGAGGCCCTTCCACAGCGTCAGGCCCATCGCCGACAGCAGGATCAGCCACGAGTCGGACAGGAAGGGGATGGCGTCCCGGATGATGTGGGCCTTCTGGAGCCAGGTGTTGACCAGGCCCTGGTCGCTCAGCAGCCACTGCCAGCTCAGGCCCACGACCACGCTGGAGGCGAGGACCGGGGTGTAGAAGGCGGAGCGGAAGAAGCCGATGCCCGGGAGGTTCCGCTCGACCAGGATCGCGAGCAGCAGCGGCAGCAGGACCATCAGCGGGACGACGATCAGCGCGTACAGGACGCTGTTGCGGGTAGCCAGCCAGAAGTCCGAATCGCCCAGCATCCGCGTGTAGTTGTCCAGGCCCACCAGGTTGTACGCGCCGCCGAGCGGCTTGGCGTCGGTGAAGGACACCAGGATGGTGTTGAGGAACGGGAACACCCCGAACACCGTCGTGCCGACGATCGCCGGGAGCATCCACAGCCAGGGCAGCCACCAGGGGCGGTAGAGCGCCGCGCCCCCCGCGTCCGCCGTCGGGCCGGGCGTGACGGAGCGGAGGGCGCGGCGCAGGCGCCCCGGCGGTTCCGGTACGGAGCCGGGGCGGGGGGCGCCCGCCCCGAGGGGAGCGGGAACGGGCGCCTGGTCCACAGTGT containing:
- a CDS encoding carbohydrate ABC transporter permease — translated: MTTAVEKDRRLTPRWRDYGRPRELVVRYLLLMFVLFITVGPLVWQVLSSLKGPTEDVFGAGASLIPHHPSLRAYEQVFDQVPVWTYIRNSLFVAVISITSQLVFSTMAGYMLSKPAWKGRKLVWVLLMASMMFPFESIMVSLFLSVRDMGLVDNLVGVWLPGFVAAINVLIMRAAFLAVPREIEDAAMLDGAGEWKRFRHLYLPSAYGAILVVTINTFISAWDDFLWPLIVLRSEEHFTLTLGLARLQTSSFGYDQRLVMAGSVISVIPVLVLFVITQRWFYKGVSSGAVKL
- a CDS encoding carbohydrate ABC transporter permease; amino-acid sequence: MAQHTVDQAPVPAPLGAGAPRPGSVPEPPGRLRRALRSVTPGPTADAGGAALYRPWWLPWLWMLPAIVGTTVFGVFPFLNTILVSFTDAKPLGGAYNLVGLDNYTRMLGDSDFWLATRNSVLYALIVVPLMVLLPLLLAILVERNLPGIGFFRSAFYTPVLASSVVVGLSWQWLLSDQGLVNTWLQKAHIIRDAIPFLSDSWLILLSAMGLTLWKGLGWYMIFYLAALGNVPRELHEAAAVDGAGAVRRFWHITVPGVRQSMMLVGTLTGIGSLRVFTEIYMLGGATGGPGGADRTLPFYIRDVGLDPLTGNAGYGAAVSVALFALTLGLTLLAQRLTKEDEG